Within Oceanicoccus sp. KOV_DT_Chl, the genomic segment TACGTGCAAGCGCCAACGAGCCGTAGTGCCCTGGTGGATCAGCTCCCACTGATAACCTTGTAGCTCACCGCGCTCCAGATTAAGTATCCTCGCTAAAGCCCGCGGCGATATTTTTTTCGGATTTAAGGGCCGCTGTATAACCATCGCTAAACAGTTATATACAGCGATAGGAGCTAACTTGATCATCGGAAGTAATAAGGACATATCATCGTATTCCACTACTTGGCAATATTTTATCCAGTAAACCTTAGTCGCCAAGCAGTGTGCCATCCTAATTGCCCTATCGCGAACCGATTGGCAAAAGATTAACAATTTATTATCTTTATAAGCTAAATGGCTTATTCAGGTATAACTATCCATACCCAACTCCTGCCATTGATGCCAGACCTCGACCTGCCACAATTAGGCCTTACAATAGAAATCACTCATCCTACTTTAGACCTCGAGCCCGCTATGAAAATTGGAATTTGTTTACCCTATATGAAGCCCGACATTAATCGTAAAACCATTCTTGATTGGTGCCGAGCAATCGATCAGGGGCCATTTCATAGCCTTTCGTGTGGTGAGCGTATTAGTGGCTACACCTATGAAATGCGGGTACTACTCTCGGCCGCTGCCGCAGTCACCGAGCGAGTTCGAATTGTGCCGTCGCTTTATGTATTACCAATGACCGACGCAGTAAGGGCCGCCAAGGAAATAGCTACACTGGATGTGCTTTCTGAAGGCCGTGTCACAGTATGTGTTGGTGTCGGTGGACGCGAAGATGACTATAAAGCCGTTGGCGCTAATTTTAACAATCGCTTCAAACGCATGGATGATCAAATAGCTACTATGAAAAAGATTTGGGCAGGTGAGCCCGCTTTTGAAGGCGGTGACGAAATTGGACCTCGTCCCATACAAGCTGGCGGCCCGCCCATTTTAGTTGGCGCCATGGGGCCCAAAAGCATATCTCGCATTTCGCACTGGGCTGATGGCATCTACGGTTTTGCCATGAACGGCGAACAATCACTCAGTCAATATTTTTTCGATGCTGCTGATGCAGCATGGCAACAATCCAACCGTAGCACCTCACCCTATAAAATGGGCGGATTTTGGTACTCACTAGCCGATAACGCTGAATCACAGCTTAAAAGCTATGTATTCGATTATTTAAAAATCATGGGCGAGGAAGCGGCCCAAAATACTGCCAATAGCATGACGCGCTTTACCCCTGAAGCTATTATTGACGCATTGGACGCTACTGAAGCTGCGGGTGCAGAAGAGGTTTTTCTAGTACCGGCTACTGCGGATATAGCGGAAGTCGATAAGCTCGCCACTCTTATTGCCAGGCGATAAAATTAGTTTCGCTAAAATTTTTGTAACCAGCTAAACTTTGACGCAACAAATCAACTTT encodes:
- a CDS encoding LLM class flavin-dependent oxidoreductase, yielding MKIGICLPYMKPDINRKTILDWCRAIDQGPFHSLSCGERISGYTYEMRVLLSAAAAVTERVRIVPSLYVLPMTDAVRAAKEIATLDVLSEGRVTVCVGVGGREDDYKAVGANFNNRFKRMDDQIATMKKIWAGEPAFEGGDEIGPRPIQAGGPPILVGAMGPKSISRISHWADGIYGFAMNGEQSLSQYFFDAADAAWQQSNRSTSPYKMGGFWYSLADNAESQLKSYVFDYLKIMGEEAAQNTANSMTRFTPEAIIDALDATEAAGAEEVFLVPATADIAEVDKLATLIARR